In Haladaptatus paucihalophilus DX253, the following proteins share a genomic window:
- the wecB gene encoding non-hydrolyzing UDP-N-acetylglucosamine 2-epimerase yields the protein MTDTDIVIVLGTRPEIIKLAPVIRACETNGVPYSVIHTGQHYSEELDAVFFEQLELPDPDYNLGVGSDSHGVQTAAMLVGIEEILQEEKPETVLVQGDTNSVLAGAIATSKMDIDLGHVEAGLRSFDRDMPEEVNRVMTDHAADYLFAPTDDSAALIREEGIPAKRIYVTGNTVVDAVEQHREFAQKKSSVLEELELQRGEYVLMTAHRAENVDDPNRFREILSGVAQVAKRFEANVVYPIHPRAKNRIEEFDLSVPRSVRLVEPQDYLDFLNLESHARLILTDSGGVQEEACILGVPCVTMRDNTERPETIDVGANVLAGTDADEILESAAEMDRTAPDWTNPFGDGTAGERIVDMVHHSKTTEEMEILLQ from the coding sequence ATGACAGACACTGATATCGTAATCGTCCTCGGAACGCGACCGGAAATAATCAAACTCGCGCCGGTCATCCGCGCCTGTGAAACAAACGGCGTCCCGTATTCGGTGATTCACACCGGCCAGCACTACTCGGAAGAACTCGATGCCGTGTTCTTCGAGCAATTGGAACTTCCCGACCCCGACTACAATCTCGGCGTCGGTTCGGACTCTCACGGGGTACAAACCGCGGCAATGCTCGTCGGAATCGAAGAGATACTTCAGGAAGAGAAGCCTGAGACGGTCCTCGTACAAGGGGATACGAACTCGGTACTCGCGGGAGCGATTGCGACGAGCAAGATGGATATCGACCTCGGTCACGTCGAGGCGGGACTTCGAAGCTTCGACCGTGACATGCCCGAGGAAGTCAACCGCGTTATGACCGATCATGCAGCGGATTATCTCTTCGCTCCGACTGATGATTCAGCAGCACTGATACGGGAGGAGGGAATTCCAGCGAAGAGAATCTACGTCACCGGGAATACCGTCGTAGATGCGGTTGAGCAGCACCGAGAGTTCGCACAGAAGAAGAGCTCGGTACTTGAGGAACTCGAACTGCAACGCGGTGAGTACGTCCTCATGACCGCACACCGAGCAGAGAACGTAGACGACCCGAATCGGTTTCGAGAAATCCTCTCCGGTGTCGCTCAAGTCGCAAAACGCTTTGAGGCTAACGTCGTCTACCCGATTCATCCGCGCGCGAAAAATCGGATAGAGGAGTTCGACCTTTCGGTTCCACGGTCGGTTCGACTCGTCGAGCCACAGGATTATCTCGACTTCCTCAACCTCGAATCACACGCCCGGCTCATCCTCACTGACTCGGGCGGTGTTCAGGAGGAGGCGTGCATCCTCGGCGTTCCCTGTGTGACGATGCGGGACAACACCGAACGACCGGAGACAATCGATGTCGGTGCGAACGTCCTTGCTGGAACGGACGCGGACGAAATCCTCGAATCAGCGGCCGAGATGGATCGTACCGCGCCTGACTGGACTAATCCGTTCGGTGATGGAACGGCGGGGGAACGCATCGTGGACATGGTACACCATTCCAAAACGACCGAAGAAATGGAGATCCTTTTACAATGA
- a CDS encoding glycosyltransferase family 4 protein, translating to MKPELTNRLNVLVIGPAEQERGGIAQYISEQIRHSPDKLSISGFDVSAPKKEGLAVFPAALFKILVDIFKFLRLEKPDIVHVHVAQGISFYRESLFGLIASWYWNSDIVLHVHGSSFDKFLESSNWVLKIYILKILSWSDCIVCLSKYWKSILEEEVDHDRIVVLHNAVEPNDYDPTFKRKDDLTISFVSDLVPRKGVAEFLEAIQRLETDENLKVEIAGKGPLSEDVEQVSDDSKVTYHGFISESEKHDLLSNSDIFVLPSYAEGLPIVILEAMAGGNMIISTNVGSIPDVFDEQNGRFVPPKDADAIKKAIEDVSSNKEEAESIARDNRVMIEDKYSWDAHMDKLLEIYASLAQ from the coding sequence GTGAAGCCGGAGCTAACGAATCGACTAAACGTGTTGGTTATTGGACCCGCAGAACAAGAGAGAGGTGGGATTGCACAATACATTTCAGAGCAGATACGACATTCCCCGGATAAGCTGTCTATTTCAGGATTCGATGTCTCAGCTCCCAAAAAGGAAGGTTTAGCAGTATTCCCAGCTGCACTGTTCAAAATTCTCGTAGATATTTTTAAATTTCTTCGTCTTGAGAAGCCGGATATAGTTCATGTTCATGTAGCTCAAGGAATATCCTTTTATCGAGAGTCACTCTTTGGTCTAATAGCATCATGGTACTGGAATTCCGATATAGTATTACATGTCCATGGTTCATCATTTGATAAATTTCTTGAATCAAGTAATTGGGTATTAAAAATCTACATTCTGAAGATTTTATCATGGTCGGATTGCATCGTATGTTTGTCAAAATATTGGAAATCAATTTTAGAAGAAGAAGTCGATCACGACAGAATCGTTGTACTTCATAACGCTGTAGAACCAAATGATTATGATCCTACCTTCAAACGCAAGGATGATTTAACTATATCGTTTGTCTCTGATCTAGTACCACGAAAGGGCGTCGCTGAGTTTCTGGAGGCGATACAACGATTAGAGACAGACGAGAATTTAAAAGTCGAGATTGCAGGGAAAGGACCACTTTCAGAGGATGTAGAACAGGTTTCAGACGATAGTAAAGTGACGTATCATGGATTTATCTCTGAATCAGAGAAACATGATCTACTTAGTAATTCCGACATTTTTGTCTTACCATCATATGCCGAAGGGCTTCCGATTGTTATCCTTGAGGCAATGGCTGGCGGCAATATGATTATCTCGACAAATGTAGGAAGCATTCCGGATGTGTTTGACGAGCAAAACGGCCGGTTTGTTCCACCGAAAGATGCTGATGCCATCAAAAAAGCGATTGAAGACGTGAGTTCCAATAAAGAAGAAGCTGAATCAATAGCAAGAGACAACCGAGTAATGATTGAGGACAAATACTCTTGGGACGCTCATATGGATAAATTACTCGAGATCTACGCTTCGCTAGCGCAATGA
- a CDS encoding DUF354 domain-containing protein, whose product MARQPKAWVDLVSPSHPFFFRSLTESLPPLKTEVTVREKTETVGLAEEVGFDFTRLGRDFDNTLLRKFGIPLRTLQLVAQAPSADVSLSSRNAMCILASKVRGIPSIHFTDNDITAHVDGLEYEELYNRLEAQATYNIVPSAFDTKELTKWGADSEQIITYDGYKEDIYIANFEPDSSFTDKLPFEEYIVVRPEALDAAYVDSEFSLVPQLLQHLVEYDKQVVYLPRGRGDKHYAHDYEPSQVFVPEKALDGLQLVWHADCTMTGSGTMAREAACMNKPAVSFFPNTPLSVDQKMIEENRVFHSREVGEIMDYVTNLSEQDMKPDNNKSKEIQKELCSITQELIAHCASEA is encoded by the coding sequence ATGGCACGACAACCGAAAGCGTGGGTTGATTTAGTGAGTCCTTCGCATCCATTTTTCTTCCGGAGTCTCACAGAGTCGCTTCCACCGCTCAAGACAGAGGTGACAGTTCGAGAGAAAACTGAGACTGTAGGATTGGCCGAAGAAGTTGGATTCGATTTCACACGATTGGGTCGTGATTTCGATAATACTCTCCTCCGAAAGTTCGGAATACCCCTTCGAACCCTTCAACTCGTGGCTCAGGCCCCATCTGCTGACGTATCGCTCTCCTCACGAAATGCGATGTGTATCCTCGCATCGAAGGTCCGCGGTATCCCGTCAATTCACTTTACTGACAACGACATTACGGCACATGTGGACGGTCTGGAGTACGAAGAATTGTACAATCGATTGGAGGCGCAAGCAACGTATAACATCGTTCCGTCAGCATTTGACACCAAAGAGTTGACGAAATGGGGTGCTGATTCTGAACAGATTATCACATACGATGGATACAAGGAGGACATTTATATTGCTAACTTCGAGCCTGATTCATCGTTTACTGATAAACTCCCATTTGAAGAGTACATCGTCGTCCGACCCGAGGCGCTAGACGCCGCATATGTTGATTCTGAATTTTCATTGGTTCCACAACTGCTTCAGCACCTCGTTGAATATGACAAGCAGGTTGTTTATTTGCCTCGTGGCCGGGGTGATAAACACTATGCCCATGACTACGAACCCAGTCAAGTATTCGTACCTGAGAAAGCACTCGATGGGTTACAACTTGTATGGCATGCAGATTGTACGATGACCGGATCAGGTACGATGGCTCGAGAAGCTGCGTGTATGAATAAGCCTGCTGTGTCGTTTTTCCCAAATACGCCTCTATCGGTTGATCAGAAGATGATTGAAGAAAATCGTGTATTCCATTCTAGGGAAGTGGGGGAAATTATGGATTATGTGACTAACCTTTCTGAGCAGGATATGAAGCCGGATAATAACAAATCGAAGGAGATACAAAAAGAATTGTGCTCAATAACTCAAGAGCTTATTGCTCATTGCGCTAGCGAAGCGTAG
- a CDS encoding nucleotide sugar dehydrogenase → MSTLCIHGLGYIGLPTAAMFANYGHDVVGYDTSEEVVSRLSQGDVHIDEPGLRAFVTQAIESDKLTISNEVVSAKYHIICVPTPFDRESKEAGLEYVESAGEAIVPHLRPGDTVILESTVPPGTTADVLRPVLEESTLEAGKDFALAHCPETVLPGDIITELKQNARIIGGVNGVSTEAAVRLYESFVEAEIHTTADATTAEFVKLIQNTFRDANIAIANEIAKLSHDYEIDSREAISLANEHPRVNIHHPGPGVGGHCLPVDPWFLGQNSEKLDLIKHAREVNDGMSSYIIDILDEELDGLEDSTIAILGVAYKGNVGDTRESPGLKLARELQSPAMQEEEPALADGGPQADPVKAPTVTLHDPHVTDQTLQLSPLEEAVDDADAIVVTTDHDEFEEMDPHSVGRWMDGDLIVDTKAILDEHDWNTEGFRVSRI, encoded by the coding sequence ATGAGCACACTCTGTATTCACGGACTGGGATATATCGGACTCCCAACGGCAGCAATGTTTGCTAACTACGGCCACGACGTGGTCGGATACGACACGAGTGAAGAGGTGGTTTCACGCCTCAGTCAGGGAGACGTCCACATCGACGAACCGGGACTTCGTGCGTTCGTCACGCAGGCAATCGAGTCGGACAAGTTGACGATTAGTAACGAGGTCGTCTCGGCAAAATACCACATTATCTGTGTTCCGACCCCCTTCGACCGGGAGTCGAAGGAAGCCGGACTCGAATACGTCGAGAGCGCAGGTGAAGCTATCGTGCCGCATCTCCGTCCGGGCGATACGGTTATCCTCGAATCGACCGTGCCTCCGGGAACGACTGCCGATGTACTTCGACCGGTTCTCGAAGAATCCACCCTCGAAGCGGGCAAAGACTTCGCTCTCGCTCACTGTCCGGAAACGGTTCTGCCGGGCGATATCATTACCGAACTCAAGCAGAACGCTCGAATCATCGGCGGCGTCAATGGTGTTTCTACCGAGGCGGCGGTACGACTTTACGAGTCGTTCGTCGAAGCCGAAATTCACACGACTGCGGACGCAACGACCGCGGAATTCGTGAAACTCATCCAGAACACGTTCCGGGATGCGAACATCGCAATCGCAAACGAGATCGCAAAGCTCTCCCACGACTACGAAATCGATTCCCGTGAGGCGATTTCTCTCGCAAACGAGCATCCGCGGGTCAATATCCATCATCCTGGACCCGGTGTCGGTGGACATTGCTTGCCCGTCGATCCGTGGTTTCTCGGCCAAAACTCCGAGAAACTCGATCTCATCAAGCACGCTCGGGAGGTCAACGATGGGATGTCCAGCTACATTATCGATATCCTCGACGAGGAACTCGACGGACTTGAGGATTCCACGATAGCGATTCTTGGCGTCGCGTACAAAGGGAACGTCGGTGATACGCGTGAAAGTCCCGGTTTGAAACTAGCACGAGAACTGCAGTCACCGGCTATGCAAGAAGAGGAGCCAGCTCTCGCTGATGGCGGTCCGCAAGCGGACCCCGTGAAGGCCCCGACAGTGACGCTTCATGACCCGCATGTAACCGATCAAACGCTGCAGCTGTCGCCACTCGAAGAAGCCGTTGACGATGCTGACGCCATCGTAGTGACGACGGACCATGACGAGTTCGAAGAGATGGACCCCCATTCTGTCGGTCGGTGGATGGACGGCGACCTCATCGTCGATACGAAGGCGATACTGGACGAACACGATTGGAACACGGAAGGGTTTAGAGTTAGTCGCATCTAA
- a CDS encoding glycosyltransferase family 2 protein — protein sequence MEAPTTNRQQRTIAASVEASTTQVEQTGLLVGIPAYNEEIGIGSTILAAKQHADHVVVVDDGSADKTVEIAKQAGATVLQHETNRGKGGAVKTLLEFARSTECDALVLIDGDGQHKPSDIPQVIEPVLSDDADLVIGSRYLEKDPDDETPFYRRIGQRTLDVLTTGRTGENLTDTQSGFRALSTDAIESLRLQTEGIGVESEMIDTAIRQDLSITEASIDVRYEGIDGQTYNPLHHGLTVVTFILKLVRDQHPLIFFGLPGLVLTVAGALYGLDAILIYQSTGTFYPAKVLVSGFVTIIGTLGIFCGLILNRISNMIDRIHEVGV from the coding sequence ATGGAGGCTCCGACCACCAACAGACAACAGCGAACGATCGCCGCCAGTGTTGAGGCATCCACTACGCAGGTCGAACAGACCGGTCTGCTCGTCGGGATTCCAGCGTACAACGAGGAAATCGGTATCGGAAGTACGATACTTGCGGCCAAACAACATGCGGACCACGTGGTCGTCGTGGACGATGGTAGTGCTGATAAGACGGTCGAAATCGCAAAGCAAGCGGGTGCGACCGTCCTCCAGCACGAGACGAACCGTGGGAAAGGCGGTGCCGTGAAAACTCTTCTCGAATTTGCACGCTCGACAGAGTGCGACGCGCTCGTCCTCATCGATGGAGATGGACAACACAAGCCGAGTGATATCCCGCAAGTCATCGAACCGGTGTTGTCCGACGACGCGGATCTCGTCATCGGTAGCCGCTATCTTGAGAAAGACCCTGATGACGAGACGCCGTTCTATCGACGGATTGGGCAACGAACGCTAGACGTGTTGACCACGGGGCGAACCGGGGAAAACCTCACCGATACGCAGAGTGGATTTCGTGCGCTATCCACGGACGCGATAGAGTCGCTCCGGCTACAAACCGAGGGTATCGGCGTCGAAAGCGAAATGATCGATACCGCGATTCGACAGGACCTCTCGATTACCGAGGCCTCCATCGACGTCCGGTACGAGGGTATCGACGGACAAACGTACAATCCGCTCCACCACGGATTGACCGTTGTAACGTTTATCCTCAAGTTAGTTCGTGACCAGCACCCGTTGATTTTCTTCGGGCTCCCCGGATTGGTCTTGACCGTTGCTGGTGCCCTTTACGGCCTCGATGCGATTCTCATCTACCAATCTACAGGAACGTTTTATCCTGCGAAAGTATTGGTGAGCGGATTCGTGACGATTATCGGGACGCTCGGAATCTTCTGTGGACTGATTCTGAACCGGATTTCGAACATGATCGACCGAATTCACGAGGTGGGGGTCTGA
- a CDS encoding DUF1616 domain-containing protein, translated as MARDVDLQLLLPRQVRSLPADLAAICLFVFLTLAVVLIPGLNTTPLRPAVGLAFVLFPPGYAFIAALFPEDAPAESTPVEPSPDSEDSRLPRPGTGVDGLERVALSFGTSIAIVPLIGLVLNFTPWGIRLVPVLLSLSAFTLCMTAVGTVRRNQLPTEERFSVPYRTWFGRARGELFEPDTRADAVLNVVLVLSILLATASVTYAVAVPKQGESFSEFYLLTKNDDGKLVADNYPANFTRGESKPVIVGIENHEHDRERYTAVVLLQNVTMKNNSTVVNDQQRLQRFQTTLGQNETWQTTHTITPEMTGERLRVLYLLYKDGAPSNPTANNAYREVHLWINVTAGNGTTPAKRGAPSP; from the coding sequence ATGGCTCGTGACGTCGACCTTCAGCTTCTTCTCCCTCGGCAAGTACGCTCTCTTCCTGCGGATTTGGCTGCGATCTGTCTCTTCGTTTTTCTCACGCTCGCTGTCGTTCTGATACCGGGTCTGAACACGACACCGCTCCGTCCCGCCGTCGGTCTCGCATTCGTCCTTTTCCCACCGGGATACGCGTTCATTGCGGCGCTCTTCCCGGAGGACGCGCCAGCCGAATCGACGCCGGTTGAACCGTCGCCCGATTCCGAAGATTCCCGACTGCCACGTCCAGGGACCGGAGTCGATGGTCTCGAACGAGTGGCGCTGTCGTTCGGGACGAGCATCGCAATCGTCCCGCTCATCGGATTGGTACTCAACTTCACCCCGTGGGGGATTCGACTCGTTCCCGTTCTGTTGAGCCTCAGCGCGTTCACGTTGTGCATGACCGCTGTTGGGACGGTTCGACGGAACCAACTGCCGACAGAAGAGCGGTTTTCCGTTCCCTACCGGACGTGGTTCGGGCGTGCACGGGGCGAACTGTTCGAACCCGATACGCGGGCCGATGCCGTGTTGAACGTCGTTTTGGTTCTCAGTATTCTCCTCGCCACGGCGAGTGTGACCTACGCCGTCGCGGTTCCAAAGCAGGGCGAATCGTTCAGCGAGTTCTACCTGCTGACGAAGAACGACGACGGGAAACTGGTCGCCGACAACTACCCGGCAAACTTCACTCGGGGCGAGAGCAAACCCGTCATCGTCGGTATCGAGAATCACGAACACGACCGCGAGCGCTACACCGCCGTCGTGTTGTTACAGAACGTGACAATGAAGAACAATTCGACCGTGGTCAACGACCAGCAACGGCTGCAACGGTTCCAGACCACACTCGGGCAGAACGAGACGTGGCAAACAACCCATACAATCACGCCAGAGATGACGGGTGAGCGACTTCGCGTACTCTACCTGTTGTACAAAGATGGCGCTCCCTCGAACCCCACCGCGAACAACGCCTATCGGGAAGTGCACCTCTGGATTAACGTAACCGCGGGCAACGGAACTACCCCCGCCAAACGAGGCGCGCCGTCGCCATGA
- a CDS encoding FtsX-like permease family protein — protein MGYRRALLTRWSRRDKLAILVIAVTVGFLTGTTIVVAAVSTQTTSIAAEYGTDGTAVHYDSVAGARDAAGENALVVPMATVDLPNGKTRYVAGISKHQASAFETDSDVSIPVPPPSGVTSGTRTTKGKQRLMGDRETLTVSVTPRTSGQQLIPSDWYVTQPDTVRKLGASGAYVITPANSGSGEADGAGIPSHGVTLRSALAFFVTGTRQLLAVLTLTAVGGTVLVGVTIYSVMKMTVRDRRQSIRVLRSTGCRPRTVLSLFALRAGLLTAIGIGVGYALGIILPNVAVNAAVSLGLPTSLSVHVTRLVLTVLVPLYVGTLLVALVAGAIAVWPTVSPPPARVTGELERDQTRKATQSRFRRLFTLQLLDWRALAPSMATLTVFVTVILLMGSIAGVMTPLMSAQGTTLTEPGAIHPVASNVPQRYADALRAKGIAASAEILLFTVHDGQPVVARGANYSAFASVSNATLERGSPPQSANEAVVGADLARTAGIDVGDTVSLGGSTQTALTRVHVVGTYTAPGLYDDQLLVSLPVARQLAGRPNGSVHIVRTPKRLEGRPDASVELLDVSAPPRIESTHRLPVTVRLRNFGDEPATHNVTATLGDASKTVPVRLDAGSQRAVTVRLPTPEPGTATLRVGNETRSITVVSPDAIRIRGLPEAAPPNSTPHVRVSTMAGEPVTNASVRVSTPRNGLDAIVRTDGNGSVGIPFGTVGNSTVRVIAGNRTVTHTVQVSGSASRTLVAGVEVLPSTPSLLSRTRARLRLFNPWNRTLDRDLRLSGGGADVRRTVSVAPSDTVVKTVRLGQQTPGSHSLSLVSGGQPIASTSYTVTGDDRLVTAYAGGGDGAGGTGIGRALTTAFGNLQLLLVVLVSLAGLMTVGSTTAVFAQAVHARQRAIGVYRATGAWPTRVLRLVVGDALRIGVVAVGGALVFGTGALFVLDRLNYLVVYGVRISTTLTPGVVVGSVLGGLTVMLLSAGLVAALFSRRQPARLVKQSVGATEPGRSSDGRGVQ, from the coding sequence GTGGGGTATCGACGCGCGCTGTTGACGCGGTGGTCGCGCCGCGACAAGCTCGCCATCCTCGTTATCGCGGTGACGGTCGGCTTCCTGACGGGGACGACCATCGTCGTCGCCGCCGTGAGCACGCAAACGACGAGCATCGCGGCGGAGTACGGAACGGACGGAACCGCCGTCCACTACGATTCCGTCGCCGGTGCGCGGGACGCGGCAGGTGAGAACGCGCTCGTCGTCCCGATGGCGACGGTGGACTTACCGAACGGCAAAACGCGGTACGTCGCCGGTATCTCGAAGCATCAGGCGTCCGCGTTTGAAACCGACTCCGACGTCTCGATACCTGTCCCACCGCCGTCGGGCGTGACGAGTGGTACGAGGACGACGAAGGGGAAACAGCGACTCATGGGGGACCGAGAAACCCTCACCGTCTCCGTCACGCCGCGGACGTCCGGCCAGCAACTGATTCCCTCCGACTGGTACGTCACCCAGCCGGACACGGTCAGGAAACTCGGTGCGTCCGGCGCGTACGTCATCACGCCCGCGAATTCGGGGAGTGGTGAGGCGGACGGCGCTGGAATTCCATCTCACGGGGTCACGCTCCGCTCTGCACTGGCATTTTTCGTCACCGGCACGCGCCAGCTCCTCGCCGTCCTGACGCTGACCGCGGTCGGCGGGACGGTGCTCGTCGGCGTGACCATCTACAGCGTGATGAAGATGACCGTCCGTGACCGACGGCAGTCGATTCGCGTCCTCCGCTCGACCGGTTGTCGGCCGCGCACCGTCCTCTCGCTGTTCGCACTGCGGGCCGGACTGCTCACCGCCATCGGCATCGGTGTGGGTTACGCACTCGGCATCATCCTTCCGAACGTCGCCGTCAACGCGGCCGTCTCGCTCGGCCTCCCGACGTCGCTGTCGGTCCACGTCACTCGATTGGTTCTCACGGTGTTAGTTCCCCTGTACGTCGGGACGCTACTCGTCGCACTCGTTGCAGGAGCAATCGCCGTGTGGCCGACCGTCAGCCCACCGCCTGCGCGCGTCACCGGCGAACTGGAACGGGACCAGACGCGAAAGGCCACGCAATCCCGGTTTCGACGGCTGTTCACGTTGCAACTGCTCGACTGGCGTGCGCTCGCCCCGAGCATGGCGACGCTGACCGTGTTCGTCACCGTCATCCTTCTCATGGGGTCAATTGCTGGCGTCATGACGCCGCTCATGAGTGCACAGGGAACGACGCTCACGGAACCCGGTGCGATACATCCGGTGGCGAGTAACGTTCCGCAACGGTATGCCGATGCGCTCCGGGCGAAAGGAATCGCTGCGAGCGCGGAAATCCTCCTCTTTACTGTCCATGACGGTCAACCGGTCGTCGCCCGCGGCGCGAATTATTCGGCGTTCGCATCGGTTTCCAACGCGACGCTCGAACGTGGAAGTCCGCCTCAGTCCGCGAACGAAGCCGTCGTCGGGGCTGACTTGGCTCGGACAGCAGGGATCGATGTTGGAGACACTGTCTCCCTGGGTGGTAGCACCCAAACCGCACTTACGCGGGTTCATGTCGTCGGCACCTACACCGCGCCCGGGCTGTACGACGATCAGCTCCTCGTGTCGCTTCCCGTCGCTCGACAGCTAGCGGGGAGACCAAACGGCTCCGTCCACATCGTTCGGACGCCCAAACGGCTCGAAGGCCGTCCTGACGCGTCCGTTGAACTCCTCGACGTGTCCGCACCGCCGCGGATCGAATCGACTCACCGCCTGCCGGTGACGGTTCGACTCCGAAACTTTGGGGACGAACCGGCGACACACAACGTGACGGCCACGCTCGGGGACGCCTCGAAAACCGTCCCCGTCCGTCTCGATGCGGGTTCACAGCGCGCGGTGACCGTTCGTTTGCCGACACCGGAGCCGGGGACCGCGACGCTCCGCGTCGGCAACGAGACGCGCTCGATAACCGTCGTCTCCCCCGACGCAATTCGAATCCGCGGGCTTCCGGAGGCCGCACCGCCGAACAGTACGCCCCACGTCCGGGTTTCGACGATGGCCGGGGAACCCGTAACGAACGCCTCCGTTCGCGTCTCCACTCCGAGGAACGGCTTGGACGCGATAGTTCGAACCGACGGAAACGGCAGCGTTGGAATCCCGTTCGGGACCGTCGGGAACTCGACCGTCCGCGTCATCGCCGGAAACCGGACCGTTACGCACACGGTGCAAGTGTCAGGGTCGGCGTCGCGGACGCTCGTCGCCGGTGTTGAGGTTCTGCCGAGCACGCCGAGTCTGTTGTCGCGGACGCGCGCTCGCCTTCGACTCTTCAACCCGTGGAACCGGACCCTCGATCGGGACCTTCGTCTCTCTGGCGGCGGTGCGGACGTACGGCGGACCGTTTCGGTCGCTCCTAGCGACACCGTGGTTAAGACGGTCCGCCTCGGGCAACAGACGCCCGGCTCACACTCGCTGTCGCTCGTCTCTGGCGGGCAACCCATCGCTTCCACATCGTACACCGTCACCGGGGACGACCGACTCGTTACCGCCTACGCGGGTGGTGGCGACGGAGCGGGTGGGACTGGAATCGGTCGAGCGTTGACCACGGCGTTCGGAAACCTGCAACTGCTGCTCGTCGTCCTCGTCTCCCTCGCGGGTCTCATGACCGTCGGGAGTACGACCGCCGTCTTCGCGCAAGCGGTCCACGCGCGCCAACGGGCTATCGGCGTCTACCGAGCGACGGGTGCGTGGCCGACGCGCGTGCTCCGACTCGTCGTCGGGGACGCGTTGCGCATCGGCGTCGTTGCCGTGGGCGGGGCGCTGGTGTTCGGGACGGGCGCGCTGTTCGTTCTCGACCGCCTGAACTACCTCGTCGTCTACGGGGTTCGAATCTCGACGACGCTGACGCCGGGTGTCGTCGTCGGAAGCGTCCTCGGTGGTCTCACCGTCATGCTCCTGAGTGCGGGACTCGTCGCGGCGCTGTTCTCGCGGCGACAACCCGCGCGATTGGTGAAACAATCCGTCGGAGCGACCGAGCCGGGACGGTCGTCGGACGGGAGGGGTGTCCAATGA